Proteins found in one bacterium genomic segment:
- a CDS encoding peptide deformylase: protein MPVIEILLLGHPKLYETCLAVRKEEISSLAPVIEDMHDTLMDFRSRYKAGRAMAAPQIGVMKRLVYMHIDRPVVFINPVIDLKSPEMFELWDDCMSFPDLLVKVKRHSNCRIRYKNTDWQDQEIMLNNALSELLQHEVDHLDGILAVSRAIDATSFMLRSQKKYINEEIL from the coding sequence ATGCCCGTCATAGAGATTCTGCTCCTTGGACATCCGAAGTTGTATGAAACGTGCCTTGCCGTTCGTAAGGAGGAAATATCCTCCTTAGCACCTGTAATTGAAGATATGCATGACACGCTGATGGATTTTCGTTCGCGTTATAAAGCAGGCCGGGCCATGGCCGCGCCGCAAATCGGCGTGATGAAACGGCTTGTGTACATGCACATCGATCGTCCGGTCGTTTTTATTAACCCTGTAATTGACCTTAAAAGCCCGGAGATGTTTGAACTCTGGGACGATTGCATGAGTTTTCCTGATTTATTGGTTAAAGTAAAACGCCATTCCAACTGCCGCATCCGTTATAAAAATACCGATTGGCAGGATCAGGAAATAATGCTCAATAATGCGTTGTCCGAATTGCTTCAACATGAAGTTGACCATCTGGATGGTATACTCGCCGTTTCACGTGCCATAGACGCTACATCTTTTATGCTGCGAAGTCAAAAAAAATATATTAACGAGGAAATTCTATGA
- a CDS encoding VOC family protein, with the protein MVDKRKTNLMKEYILPDATRIGYVHLTVSDAEKVSAFYRDLLGFCENRNDDGVIGLSANGHTPHHILLTENRHAKPRRPHTTGLFHLAIRVPNRIELARMFFKIHERRYPFQGFADHGVSEALYMADPEGNGVEIYVDRPMDLWPKRQGRLHMTTDPLDVNDLMNEIKNDSSAIKDLHPETDIGHIHLQVSELSRAEKFYHGILGMDITQDSYPGALFLSAGGYHHHIGANIWSGEGAVRPGKDFLGLAGFAIHIPDSPDKDLLLSQFSSNRIEISQKGKSYFTHDLDHNPIELIFE; encoded by the coding sequence ATGGTAGATAAACGAAAAACGAACCTTATGAAAGAATATATATTACCGGACGCGACCCGCATAGGTTACGTGCACCTTACGGTTTCGGACGCCGAAAAGGTGTCAGCATTTTACAGGGATCTGCTTGGTTTTTGTGAGAACCGGAATGACGATGGAGTGATTGGGCTATCTGCGAACGGCCACACGCCGCATCATATTTTACTGACAGAAAACCGCCATGCGAAGCCGCGTCGACCGCATACAACGGGGCTTTTTCATTTAGCGATTCGTGTGCCGAACAGGATTGAATTGGCTCGTATGTTTTTTAAGATACACGAACGTCGTTATCCATTTCAAGGTTTTGCCGATCACGGTGTCAGCGAAGCGTTATATATGGCCGATCCGGAAGGAAACGGAGTAGAAATATATGTGGACAGACCGATGGATCTATGGCCGAAACGTCAAGGCCGCCTGCACATGACGACCGATCCGCTGGATGTAAATGATCTTATGAATGAAATAAAAAATGACAGCAGCGCAATAAAGGATCTTCATCCGGAAACAGACATAGGCCATATTCATCTGCAAGTGTCGGAGTTGTCTCGCGCTGAAAAATTTTATCACGGAATCCTCGGCATGGATATTACACAGGATTCTTATCCGGGCGCGCTATTTCTCTCTGCCGGAGGTTATCATCATCATATCGGCGCCAATATCTGGTCCGGAGAAGGCGCTGTCCGGCCGGGTAAAGATTTCCTTGGATTAGCCGGATTCGCAATCCATATTCCGGACTCGCCGGACAAAGACCTTTTATTGAGTCAATTTTCCTCGAATCGCATCGAAATTAGTCAAAAGGGAAAATCTTATTTTACGCATGACCTTGATCACAATCCGATTGAATTGATTTTTGAGTGA
- a CDS encoding fumarylacetoacetate hydrolase family protein, giving the protein MSYIRIKKSGEKIAVSKILCVGANYSDHIAEMNPGKSAELPKEPVIFMKPPSAIVHDGENIIFPDVQSELHHEVELIVVIGKDGKNIKAADADSHILGYGIGLDMTLRDLQAEAKKKGRPWTIAKGFDTSAVISEIAGKNEVNQVNDLPLKLFINDALRQEGRTSDMIFTVSDIIVYLSKFFTLCRGDVIFTGTPKGVGPVQTGDYLRAVLGEYAEVTVSVKKI; this is encoded by the coding sequence ATGTCATACATCCGCATCAAGAAATCAGGTGAAAAAATAGCCGTTTCAAAAATTCTTTGCGTCGGCGCTAATTATTCCGATCATATTGCTGAAATGAATCCTGGAAAATCTGCGGAACTTCCGAAAGAGCCCGTTATATTTATGAAGCCTCCATCGGCAATTGTTCATGACGGTGAAAATATTATTTTTCCGGATGTACAAAGTGAACTGCATCATGAAGTAGAACTCATTGTTGTGATCGGTAAAGACGGAAAAAACATCAAAGCCGCCGATGCGGACAGCCATATATTAGGCTATGGAATCGGATTGGACATGACTCTTAGGGATTTACAGGCTGAAGCGAAGAAAAAGGGACGGCCGTGGACGATCGCAAAAGGGTTTGATACGTCGGCAGTTATTTCGGAGATTGCCGGTAAGAACGAAGTAAATCAGGTGAATGATCTTCCGCTAAAACTTTTTATCAATGATGCGCTTCGGCAAGAAGGACGTACTTCTGATATGATCTTTACGGTCAGTGACATTATTGTCTACTTATCCAAATTTTTTACATTATGCCGGGGGGATGTGATTTTTACAGGAACGCCGAAGGGAGTTGGCCCTGTGCAGACGGGCGATTATTTAAGAGCTGTTTTAGGAGAATATGCCGAAGTAACCGTGTCAGTGAAAAAGATTTAA
- a CDS encoding HAD family phosphatase, with protein sequence MIKTIFYDLGNVLVNFDWKTSAIRIADHSTRSPEEVYHICAGSKLARKYECGIITTAFFFETLKKEIGFKLTSEELHGLWSDIFTLNKKNVAVLDKIRKTYPVGLISNTNEAHVHWIEKQFGFLGWFPHPTYSYIEGCMKPQKEIFRSALTALSVTAKESLFIDDLNQNVLAARELGMQVIHLSPEKDLELELKKFDVKVT encoded by the coding sequence ATGATTAAAACAATATTTTATGACCTGGGAAACGTTTTGGTTAATTTCGACTGGAAGACTTCCGCCATAAGGATTGCGGATCATTCGACTCGATCGCCTGAGGAGGTTTATCACATATGCGCCGGAAGTAAGCTCGCCCGTAAATATGAATGCGGAATAATTACGACTGCCTTTTTTTTTGAGACGCTAAAAAAAGAAATCGGGTTTAAATTAACCTCCGAAGAACTTCATGGTTTATGGTCGGACATATTCACACTTAATAAAAAAAACGTGGCCGTCTTGGACAAAATTAGGAAAACATATCCCGTTGGCCTGATCTCGAATACCAATGAAGCGCACGTGCATTGGATTGAGAAACAATTCGGTTTTCTCGGATGGTTCCCTCATCCCACTTATTCCTATATTGAAGGATGTATGAAGCCGCAGAAAGAAATTTTTCGCTCAGCGCTGACCGCTCTTTCCGTCACGGCAAAGGAAAGTCTATTTATTGATGATCTTAATCAGAACGTGCTCGCAGCTAGAGAACTTGGCATGCAGGTGATTCATCTTTCACCAGAGAAAGACCTTGAACTGGAACTGAAGAAATTTGATGTAAAAGTCACATAA
- a CDS encoding LOG family protein: MLSEFYEPQKRFRKLNVRDTIVFFGSARTPSPEAARKAFTAIRKNIAGRKNPPKKLMEQFDEAKMKLDMSKYYEDAVQLAYLLTQWSKSLHDGKHFLICSGGGPGMMEAANRGAKKAGGPSLGLNIALPFEQVPNPYITPELNFEFHYFFMRKFWFAYLAKALVIFPGGFGTLDELFEILALVQTKKIAKPLSILIYGTEYWKEVLNFDSMVRHHMIDKKDLKLFTFADTPESAFEFLKKGLTKNYLK, translated from the coding sequence ATGTTATCTGAATTTTACGAACCTCAGAAACGATTCAGAAAACTCAATGTACGCGACACGATCGTTTTTTTCGGTTCTGCACGCACGCCGTCACCGGAAGCTGCAAGAAAAGCGTTTACTGCGATTCGGAAGAACATAGCGGGCAGGAAAAACCCTCCAAAAAAACTAATGGAGCAATTCGACGAAGCCAAGATGAAGCTGGATATGTCAAAATATTACGAAGACGCCGTTCAGTTGGCCTACTTGCTGACGCAGTGGTCAAAGTCCTTGCACGACGGAAAACATTTCCTGATCTGTTCCGGCGGCGGGCCGGGTATGATGGAAGCCGCCAATCGAGGTGCGAAAAAAGCCGGCGGCCCTTCGCTCGGGCTCAATATTGCATTGCCATTTGAACAGGTCCCCAATCCTTACATTACGCCGGAACTCAATTTTGAATTCCATTATTTTTTCATGCGCAAATTCTGGTTTGCCTACCTCGCCAAAGCGCTGGTGATATTTCCAGGAGGATTCGGCACGCTGGATGAACTGTTTGAAATACTTGCCTTGGTTCAAACAAAGAAGATCGCCAAACCGCTTTCTATTTTGATTTACGGAACGGAATATTGGAAAGAAGTGTTAAACTTTGACTCAATGGTACGCCACCATATGATCGACAAGAAGGATCTGAAATTATTTACGTTCGCCGATACGCCGGAGTCAGCTTTTGAATTTTTGAAAAAAGGGCTAACGAAAAATTATCTGAAATAA